The following are encoded together in the Glycine soja cultivar W05 chromosome 5, ASM419377v2, whole genome shotgun sequence genome:
- the LOC114412323 gene encoding calmodulin — protein sequence MADQLTDEQISEFKEAFSLFDKDGDGCITTKELGTVMRSLGQNPTEAELQDMINEVDADGNGTIDFPEFLNLMARKMKDTDSEEELKEAFRVFDKDQNGFISAAELRHVMTNLGEKLTDEEVDEMIREADVDGDGQINYEEFVKVMMAK from the exons ATGGCCGATCAACTTACCGATGAACAGATCTCCGAGTTCAAGGAAGCCTTCAGCTTGTTCGACAAGGACGGCGATG GTTGCATCACAACCAAGGAGCTTGGAACTGTTATGCGTTCATTGGGGCAAAACCCAACTGAGGCAGAGCTCCAGGACATGATCAATGAAGTGGATGCTGATGGGAATGGTACCATTGACTTCCCTGAGTTCCTAAATCTCATGGCCAGGAAGATGAAGGACACTGATTCTGAGGAGGAGCTGAAAGAGGCATTCCGGGTTTTCGACAAGGACCAGAATGGGTTCATCTCTGCTGCTGAGCTCCGCCATGTGATGACCAACCTCGGGGAGAAGCTCACCGATGAAGAGGTTGATGAGATGATTCGCGAGGCCGATGTTGATGGCGATGGCCAAATAAACTACGAGGAGTTCGTTAAGGTGATGATGGCCAAGTGA